Proteins encoded by one window of Moorella humiferrea:
- the ftsW gene encoding putative lipid II flippase FtsW, with protein MHRRAGPIDFWILLPCVLLLGIGIVMIFSASALTSTYNYGDPYFFFKRQMIWAALGLGGLFFTMQFDYTYLRRLAAPFLGVAIVLLILVLLIGTTSRGSSRWLGIGSLSFQPSEIIKLAMVIFLANSLAQNRRYLNNLVQGIGPYLALMAFVCLLILAQPDLGTAVAVAGTTYLMLTVGGADKRYLALLAVLGVAAVGLAIAIAPYRMARFTAFLNPWADPQGNGWQTIQSLLAIGSGGLFGTGLGEGRQKLYYLPENHTDFIFAILSEELGFIGAAFVVILFLLLIWRGFQTAFKAPDTFGSLLAAGLTIMLSLQAFLNMGVVTGMLPVTGITLPLLSYGGSSLIFTLVGIGILLNISRYARH; from the coding sequence ATGCACCGCAGGGCGGGGCCCATTGATTTCTGGATTTTACTGCCGTGCGTTCTCCTGCTGGGGATTGGGATCGTGATGATTTTCAGCGCCAGCGCCCTAACCTCCACCTACAATTACGGCGATCCCTACTTTTTTTTCAAACGCCAGATGATATGGGCGGCTTTAGGCCTGGGTGGGCTTTTTTTTACCATGCAGTTTGACTACACTTATCTGCGCCGTCTGGCCGCACCTTTCCTGGGAGTGGCCATAGTCCTCTTAATCCTGGTTTTACTCATCGGCACCACTTCCCGGGGGTCGTCCCGCTGGCTGGGAATCGGCTCTTTAAGTTTCCAACCTTCGGAAATAATAAAACTGGCGATGGTAATTTTCCTGGCCAACAGCCTGGCCCAGAACCGGCGCTACCTCAACAACCTGGTGCAGGGGATCGGCCCCTATCTGGCATTGATGGCCTTTGTTTGCCTCCTCATACTGGCTCAACCCGACCTGGGTACGGCGGTGGCCGTAGCCGGTACCACTTATCTCATGCTTACCGTGGGCGGAGCGGATAAACGCTACCTGGCCTTGTTGGCCGTGCTGGGGGTGGCGGCGGTAGGCCTGGCCATCGCCATTGCCCCCTACCGCATGGCGCGTTTTACCGCCTTTTTAAACCCCTGGGCCGATCCCCAGGGCAACGGCTGGCAGACCATTCAGTCCCTTTTGGCCATAGGTTCCGGCGGTCTTTTCGGCACCGGCCTGGGTGAAGGAAGGCAGAAGCTTTACTATCTGCCGGAAAACCATACGGATTTTATATTCGCCATTTTGAGTGAAGAACTGGGCTTTATCGGTGCCGCCTTTGTGGTCATCTTATTCTTGCTCCTCATTTGGCGGGGTTTTCAAACCGCCTTTAAAGCCCCCGACACCTTTGGCAGTCTCCTGGCGGCCGGTCTTACCATTATGTTGTCCCTGCAGGCTTTTCTCAATATGGGGGTGGTGACGGGAATGCTGCCGGTTACGGGCATTACCCTGCCCCTTTTGAGTTACGGCGGTTCTTCTTTGATCTTTACTTTAGTAGGTATAGGCATTTTGCTTAATATTTCTCGCTATGCCCGGCACTGA
- the murD gene encoding UDP-N-acetylmuramoyl-L-alanine--D-glutamate ligase, which translates to MSWDGKKILVVGLGKSGRAAAAVLARLGARVTACDRQLINEDEIRDLIQNGVELVLGGYPEVAALGPHLVITSPGVPAWEPPLAEARRQGIPVWSELELAYRMLPPGVRIAAITGTNGKTTTTALCGRILQDAGLPVVVGGNIGTPLVEEIPAIVPKGYVVCEVSSFQLETVTSFRPRVAVILNITPDHLDRHGDMDGYIAAKARLMAFQEPDDFAVLNYDDDATRSLAARTKARVLFFSRRRQVEPGAYLKEGVLCVNLGGGEVRLCHRTELALKGDHNLENCLAASLVALSLGVEPGQLTATLKTFPGVPHRLERVAEINGVLYINDSKGTNPEATMKAIDAYPNPLILIAGGRNKGSDFTALAEKMTGRVKFLVLVGEAAGELEQAARRAGIEDIYRAQSFEDAVLEAVRQAVPGDIVMLSPACASWDMFKNYEERGELFKTIVRELAGKCGEGGNRHAPQGGAH; encoded by the coding sequence ATGTCCTGGGACGGCAAGAAAATACTGGTGGTTGGGCTGGGTAAAAGCGGCCGGGCGGCGGCGGCGGTTCTTGCCCGCCTGGGCGCAAGAGTCACGGCCTGCGATCGCCAATTGATTAACGAAGATGAAATCCGGGATTTAATTCAAAATGGCGTAGAGCTTGTTTTAGGCGGCTATCCGGAGGTGGCGGCGCTAGGTCCCCACCTGGTAATCACCAGTCCTGGCGTGCCGGCATGGGAACCCCCCCTGGCCGAGGCGCGCCGGCAGGGGATACCGGTGTGGAGCGAATTGGAGCTGGCGTACCGTATGCTGCCGCCGGGGGTAAGAATAGCCGCCATCACCGGCACCAACGGTAAGACGACGACGACCGCATTGTGCGGCCGGATTTTACAGGATGCAGGCCTGCCGGTGGTGGTGGGCGGCAACATCGGCACGCCTCTGGTAGAGGAGATTCCCGCAATCGTTCCCAAGGGATACGTAGTCTGTGAGGTCAGCAGCTTCCAGCTGGAGACCGTAACCTCTTTCCGCCCCCGGGTGGCCGTAATCTTAAACATCACCCCGGACCATCTGGACCGCCACGGCGACATGGATGGCTACATAGCCGCCAAGGCCCGCTTGATGGCCTTCCAGGAGCCGGATGATTTCGCCGTTTTAAATTATGACGACGACGCCACCCGCTCCCTGGCCGCCAGGACAAAGGCGCGGGTGCTGTTTTTCAGCCGCCGCCGGCAGGTGGAGCCGGGGGCCTACCTGAAAGAAGGTGTACTCTGCGTCAACCTGGGAGGGGGAGAAGTCAGGCTGTGTCACCGAACGGAGCTGGCCCTGAAGGGCGATCATAATTTAGAAAACTGCCTGGCGGCCTCCCTCGTCGCCCTCTCCCTGGGAGTGGAACCTGGGCAGTTGACGGCGACTTTAAAAACCTTCCCCGGCGTTCCCCATCGCCTGGAGCGGGTGGCCGAAATTAACGGGGTTCTGTATATCAACGACTCAAAGGGAACGAACCCGGAGGCGACCATGAAGGCCATCGATGCCTATCCCAACCCCCTCATCCTGATTGCCGGGGGCAGGAATAAGGGCAGCGATTTTACTGCCCTGGCGGAGAAAATGACCGGCCGGGTGAAATTTTTGGTCCTGGTCGGCGAAGCGGCCGGCGAGCTGGAACAGGCGGCCCGAAGGGCGGGTATTGAGGATATTTATCGGGCGCAGAGCTTTGAAGACGCCGTACTTGAAGCAGTGCGACAGGCGGTACCTGGCGACATCGTCATGCTTTCCCCGGCCTGTGCCAGCTGGGACATGTTTAAAAACTACGAAGAACGGGGCGAACTTTTTAAAACAATAGTGCGGGAACTGGCGGGAAAATGCGGTGAAGGAGGTAACCGTCATGCACCGCAGGGCGGGGCCCATTGA